In a single window of the Flavivirga spongiicola genome:
- a CDS encoding alpha-ketoacid dehydrogenase subunit alpha/beta, translating to MTMNKDILKKAFLKLCTAKAMAELYEANFKQVSKYVHATSRGHEAIQIALGMQLLPQDYAFPYYRDDAMLLSFGLEPYDLMLQLLAKKEDPFSGGRTYYSHPSLKDDDKPKIPHQSSATGMQTIPATGVAMGMQYIEKQGLENSVTSSAVEMSLKPITVCSLGDASVTEGEIAEAFQMAALKQMPILYLVQDNGWDISANEAETRAQNAFEYAQGFNGLEAISIDGANFTESYEAVEKVIETIRTERRPFLVHAKVPLLNHHTSGVRMEWYRDDLEEARSRDPYPVLKQQLLDAGFSEKEVNSIENSAKETVQLDFEKALKAEDPAPEDLFTYDFLPTPVIEEKGERSPKDSEKVVMVDCALFAIEELMKKHKECLLYGQDVGGRLGGVFREAATLAQKFGDDRVFNTPIQEAFIVGSTVGMSAVGLKPIVEVQFADYIWPGLNQLFTEVSRSCYLSNGKWPVSMILRVPIGAYGSGGPYHSSSVESVITNIRGIKIAYPSNGADLKGLMKAAYYDPNPVVILEHKGLYWSKVPGTQGATSVEPSEDYILPFGKAWLLQEIWKQEDVETLTIVTYGMGVHWAYNATKGIRGQVEIIDLRTLFPLDEDTIMKSVKKTGKCLVVTEEPSNNSFARALAGKIQEECFKYLDAPVMTIGSENVPAIPLNSILEQTMIPSTEKVKNKIDELLNY from the coding sequence ATGACTATGAACAAGGACATACTAAAAAAAGCATTTTTAAAGCTGTGCACAGCTAAAGCGATGGCAGAATTATACGAAGCTAATTTTAAACAAGTTTCAAAATATGTACATGCTACTTCCAGAGGTCATGAAGCTATCCAAATAGCTCTGGGAATGCAGTTATTGCCTCAAGATTATGCATTTCCGTATTATAGAGACGATGCGATGCTATTATCATTTGGATTAGAGCCATATGATTTAATGTTGCAATTATTAGCAAAAAAAGAAGATCCTTTTTCTGGAGGAAGAACGTATTATTCGCATCCAAGTTTAAAGGATGATGACAAACCAAAAATTCCACATCAATCATCAGCTACAGGGATGCAAACCATTCCAGCAACAGGCGTTGCCATGGGGATGCAATATATTGAAAAACAAGGTTTAGAGAACAGTGTTACATCGAGCGCAGTCGAGATGTCTCTTAAACCAATTACTGTATGTTCTCTTGGAGACGCTTCAGTAACCGAAGGAGAAATTGCTGAAGCTTTTCAAATGGCAGCATTGAAGCAAATGCCTATTTTATATTTAGTACAAGATAACGGTTGGGATATTTCAGCAAATGAAGCAGAAACAAGAGCTCAAAATGCTTTTGAATATGCACAAGGTTTTAATGGTTTGGAAGCTATTTCTATCGATGGAGCTAACTTTACAGAAAGTTACGAAGCGGTAGAAAAAGTTATAGAAACCATACGTACAGAACGTCGTCCGTTTTTAGTACATGCTAAAGTCCCTTTATTAAATCATCACACTTCTGGCGTTAGAATGGAATGGTACCGAGATGATTTAGAAGAAGCGAGAAGTCGTGATCCATACCCCGTATTAAAACAACAATTATTAGATGCTGGGTTTTCAGAAAAGGAAGTAAATAGTATAGAAAATTCTGCAAAAGAGACCGTACAATTAGATTTTGAAAAAGCTTTAAAAGCAGAAGATCCAGCACCTGAAGATTTATTTACATACGATTTTTTGCCAACACCAGTTATAGAGGAAAAAGGAGAGCGTTCACCAAAGGACTCCGAAAAAGTAGTTATGGTAGATTGTGCTTTATTTGCTATTGAGGAGCTTATGAAAAAGCATAAAGAATGTTTGTTATATGGTCAGGACGTTGGTGGAAGATTAGGAGGTGTTTTTAGAGAAGCAGCAACCTTAGCACAGAAATTTGGAGATGATAGAGTTTTCAATACGCCCATTCAAGAAGCTTTTATAGTGGGGTCAACTGTAGGTATGAGTGCAGTTGGGTTAAAGCCCATTGTTGAGGTACAGTTTGCCGATTATATTTGGCCAGGGTTAAACCAGTTATTTACAGAAGTTAGCCGCAGTTGTTACTTATCTAACGGAAAATGGCCAGTAAGCATGATTTTACGTGTGCCAATAGGCGCTTACGGTAGTGGGGGACCTTATCATTCATCTTCAGTAGAAAGTGTGATTACCAATATTCGAGGTATTAAAATTGCATACCCAAGTAATGGTGCTGATTTAAAAGGGTTGATGAAAGCGGCTTATTATGATCCAAACCCGGTAGTTATACTTGAACATAAAGGCTTGTATTGGTCTAAAGTCCCTGGAACTCAAGGAGCAACATCAGTAGAACCAAGCGAGGATTATATATTGCCTTTTGGTAAAGCTTGGCTATTACAGGAAATCTGGAAACAGGAAGATGTAGAGACATTGACTATTGTGACTTATGGAATGGGGGTACATTGGGCTTATAATGCAACTAAAGGGATCAGGGGTCAGGTAGAGATTATTGATTTAAGAACATTATTTCCTTTAGATGAAGACACCATAATGAAATCGGTTAAGAAAACAGGAAAGTGCTTGGTAGTCACTGAAGAACCAAGCAATAATAGCTTTGCCAGAGCTTTGGCTGGAAAAATTCAGGAAGAATGCTTCAAATATTTAGATGCGCCAGTAATGACTATTGGTAGTGAAAATGTTCCTGCAATTCCATTAAACTCCATTTTAGAACAAACGATGATTCCATCTACTGAGAAAGTGAAAAATAAAATAGATGAATTATTAAACTATTAA
- a CDS encoding bestrophin family protein — protein sequence MYTRRIFPVLGVLKWTRRHILLFIFLAIIPAFLFDVLGLKWLHVPWLPLGVLGTAVAFVVSFKNNASYDRLWEARKIWGGIVNASRSWTIMVKDFINNDHTTEDRTEEEMQAIKRELVHRHVAWLTALRYQLREDKPWEMHLKSGKSNKEFRASKYRVCEDVEDLESNIKPYISEAEYKEVFSKGNQASQILGIQSRRLKELMNQGLIEDFRHMEMMNILVEFYTLQGKSERIKNFPYPRQFATLNYLFVWIFILLIPYGIMEGFESFGDKILGLLNKHEEQTSLMHVAQETIAKHFVWFSVPFSALISWVFHTMEAIGENTENPFEGGPNDVPITDLSRGIEIDIRQLIDDTDIPEPYVWPNDIVM from the coding sequence ATGTATACAAGAAGGATATTTCCAGTATTAGGAGTTTTAAAATGGACTCGAAGACACATTTTATTATTTATATTTTTAGCTATAATCCCTGCTTTTCTATTTGATGTATTGGGATTAAAATGGTTACATGTTCCTTGGTTGCCACTAGGCGTGTTAGGTACTGCCGTGGCATTTGTTGTGAGTTTTAAAAATAATGCGTCTTATGATAGACTCTGGGAAGCTCGAAAAATATGGGGAGGTATTGTTAATGCATCACGTTCCTGGACGATCATGGTAAAGGATTTTATTAATAATGATCATACCACCGAAGATAGAACAGAAGAAGAAATGCAGGCTATCAAACGGGAATTGGTACATAGGCATGTTGCTTGGTTAACAGCTTTGCGATATCAGCTTAGAGAAGATAAACCATGGGAAATGCATCTTAAGTCCGGAAAATCTAATAAAGAATTTAGAGCTTCAAAATATAGAGTTTGCGAAGACGTAGAAGATTTGGAAAGTAATATAAAACCATATATTTCGGAAGCAGAATACAAAGAGGTTTTTTCAAAAGGAAATCAGGCATCACAAATATTAGGTATTCAATCCCGTCGCTTAAAAGAACTAATGAATCAAGGTTTAATAGAAGACTTCAGGCACATGGAAATGATGAATATATTGGTTGAGTTTTATACGCTTCAAGGTAAAAGCGAGCGTATTAAAAACTTTCCATATCCTAGGCAATTTGCGACCCTAAATTATCTGTTTGTTTGGATTTTTATTTTATTAATTCCTTATGGGATTATGGAAGGGTTTGAGAGTTTTGGTGATAAAATCCTGGGGTTATTAAATAAACATGAAGAGCAAACATCCCTAATGCATGTAGCTCAGGAAACTATAGCAAAACACTTTGTATGGTTTTCTGTTCCTTTTAGTGCCTTAATTTCATGGGTGTTTCATACCATGGAAGCTATTGGAGAAAATACAGAGAATCCTTTTGAAGGAGGACCTAATGATGTACCTATTACAGATTTAAGTCGAGGTATAGAAATAGATATCAGGCAACTTATTGATGATACCGATATTCCTGAGCCATACGTTTGGCCAAATGATATTGTTATGTGA
- a CDS encoding DUF4136 domain-containing protein, protein MKKLLNILPLLALLIVVSSCSSVRVAADYDKNASFGEYKTFAFFKTGIDKAEISDLDKRRILRAIEAELLTKGFAKSEKPDLLVSLFTKSQQRVDVYNNSWGYGGWGWGGFGPWGAGFGPGWGWGWNQPSVSTSTQGVLYIDLIDANKKELVWQGMGTGYLSRNMEKKEARIKEFVTEIMTKYPPGAQQ, encoded by the coding sequence ATGAAAAAACTATTAAACATCTTACCTCTTTTAGCATTGCTAATTGTGGTTTCCTCATGCAGTTCTGTGCGTGTCGCAGCAGATTACGATAAGAATGCTAGTTTTGGAGAATACAAAACCTTTGCATTTTTTAAAACAGGCATTGACAAAGCAGAAATTAGCGATTTAGATAAACGAAGAATTCTTCGTGCTATTGAAGCAGAATTGCTAACTAAAGGCTTTGCAAAATCTGAAAAACCTGATTTATTAGTAAGTCTTTTTACAAAATCTCAGCAACGTGTAGACGTTTACAATAACTCTTGGGGTTATGGTGGCTGGGGCTGGGGAGGCTTTGGTCCTTGGGGAGCAGGTTTTGGTCCTGGTTGGGGCTGGGGTTGGAATCAGCCCAGTGTAAGCACCAGCACACAAGGTGTTTTATATATAGATCTTATTGATGCCAATAAAAAAGAATTAGTTTGGCAAGGTATGGGAACAGGCTACTTAAGCAGAAATATGGAGAAAAAAGAAGCTCGCATTAAAGAGTTTGTAACAGAAATCATGACGAAATACCCTCCGGGAGCTCAGCAATAA
- a CDS encoding DUF5522 domain-containing protein, whose protein sequence is MKKIIPIEEGDYYLTPEGYRCFTEQYHLRRGYCCESGCRHCPYGYDKNKG, encoded by the coding sequence ATGAAAAAAATAATCCCCATTGAAGAAGGTGATTACTACTTAACACCAGAAGGTTATCGCTGTTTCACGGAGCAATACCATTTAAGAAGAGGCTATTGTTGTGAAAGCGGATGCAGGCATTGTCCATACGGGTACGATAAGAACAAAGGATAA
- a CDS encoding 1-aminocyclopropane-1-carboxylate deaminase/D-cysteine desulfhydrase, with protein sequence MIFKLGHSINQQVSVPDNKGAELFIKREDEIHPFVSGNKYRKLKYNLLEAKKKGFKTLLTFGGAFSNHIAAVASAGNLLGFKTIGVIRGNELEDKISDNETLSFAKQNGMQFKFVSRADYRDKTSKAFLAKLKEEFNDFYLIPEGGTNILAIKGCEEILTEADNVFDYICCAVGTGGTISGLINCSKPSQQVLGFPALKGDFLRQDISKFVAKTNWDLITDYHFGGYAKINEELVTFINQFKKTNAIPLDPVYTGKMMFGVFDLINKDYFKKDSKILAIHTGGLQGIKGMNSVLKNKNLSIIE encoded by the coding sequence ATGATATTTAAGCTTGGACATAGCATAAATCAACAAGTAAGTGTACCCGATAATAAGGGGGCTGAGCTGTTTATAAAAAGAGAGGACGAAATACACCCTTTTGTGTCTGGAAATAAGTATCGAAAGCTTAAATACAATCTTCTTGAAGCTAAAAAAAAAGGATTTAAAACGCTCCTTACTTTTGGTGGGGCTTTTTCTAATCATATAGCTGCTGTAGCTTCAGCAGGAAATCTATTGGGTTTCAAAACGATTGGGGTTATTAGAGGGAATGAGCTTGAAGATAAAATCTCCGATAATGAAACTTTAAGTTTTGCAAAACAAAATGGGATGCAGTTTAAATTTGTTTCTAGAGCAGATTATAGGGATAAAACATCTAAAGCCTTTTTAGCTAAATTAAAAGAAGAGTTTAATGATTTTTACCTTATTCCAGAAGGCGGCACAAATATTCTGGCTATTAAAGGCTGCGAAGAAATATTAACAGAGGCAGATAATGTTTTTGATTATATATGCTGTGCTGTTGGAACTGGCGGAACCATTTCTGGGCTTATAAATTGTTCAAAACCTAGTCAACAAGTTTTAGGTTTTCCAGCTCTAAAAGGTGATTTTTTACGACAAGATATTAGTAAATTTGTAGCCAAGACGAATTGGGATTTAATAACCGATTATCATTTTGGCGGGTATGCAAAAATAAATGAGGAGTTGGTGACGTTTATCAATCAGTTTAAGAAAACAAATGCAATTCCGTTAGATCCTGTGTATACAGGTAAAATGATGTTTGGGGTTTTTGATTTAATTAATAAAGATTATTTTAAAAAAGATTCAAAAATTTTAGCAATCCATACAGGAGGCTTGCAAGGTATTAAAGGGATGAATTCAGTGTTAAAAAATAAAAATTTATCAATAATTGAATAG
- a CDS encoding glucosaminidase domain-containing protein, which yields MNRKINRIALVLCLGCFLFSCRSKKTIITKRPNTTTVENGESNKEEETKNASGSSAKVYANPTERYIDVYKEIAQQEMRLYGIPASITLAQGVLESGSGKGRLSVKANNHFGIKCHGWTGGKIYHDDDKAQECFRKYKDAKYSFRDHSLFLKKKRYAKLFKLKKENYKGWAKELRAAGYATDKKYPQKLISIIERYELYKFDKEVLGNSYEEFKIPTSVERMTYTVSKGDTLYSISRKYSMTVKELQKLNKLNDTALNIGQVLVIKP from the coding sequence TTGAATAGAAAAATAAATAGAATAGCGTTAGTATTATGTTTAGGGTGTTTTCTTTTTAGTTGCCGTTCTAAAAAGACAATCATTACAAAAAGACCAAATACGACTACGGTAGAAAATGGAGAAAGCAATAAAGAAGAAGAAACAAAAAATGCTTCTGGGAGTTCAGCTAAAGTATATGCAAATCCTACAGAGAGGTATATTGATGTTTATAAAGAAATTGCACAACAGGAGATGCGTTTATACGGTATTCCTGCAAGTATCACTTTGGCCCAAGGTGTTTTGGAATCTGGTTCTGGTAAAGGACGTCTTTCCGTCAAAGCCAATAATCATTTTGGTATTAAATGTCATGGTTGGACAGGAGGTAAAATTTATCACGATGATGACAAAGCTCAAGAATGTTTTAGGAAATATAAAGACGCAAAATATTCGTTTAGAGACCATTCTCTTTTCTTGAAAAAAAAGCGTTATGCAAAGCTATTCAAACTTAAAAAAGAAAATTACAAAGGCTGGGCTAAAGAGTTAAGAGCTGCAGGATATGCTACCGATAAAAAATATCCTCAAAAATTGATTAGTATCATTGAACGCTATGAATTATATAAGTTCGATAAAGAAGTATTGGGAAATTCGTACGAAGAATTTAAGATACCAACAAGTGTTGAGCGTATGACATATACCGTTTCGAAAGGTGATACTTTATACTCTATTTCAAGAAAGTATAGTATGACGGTTAAAGAACTTCAAAAATTAAATAAATTAAACGATACTGCCTTAAATATTGGGCAAGTATTAGTTATAAAACCATAA
- the hemL gene encoding glutamate-1-semialdehyde 2,1-aminomutase — translation MNYKRSSLLFVEAEKVIPGGVNSPVRAFKAVGGTPIFVKEAKGAYLYDEDDNRLIDYINSWGPMILGHAYDPVVNAVVDKAKKGTSFGMPTEIETKIAELAVSMVPNIDKIRFVNSGTEACMSAVRLARGFTGKDKIIKFAGCYHGHSDSFLIQAGSGAITFGTPNSPGVTEGTAKDTLLARYNDIENVTQLIEANKGEIACIIIEPVAGNMGCIPPKGDFLKTLRTLCDTHSILLIFDEVMTGFRLAKGGAQELFGIDADIVCFGKVIGGGLPVGAFAARNEIMNYLAPLGPVYQAGTLSGNPLAMAAGLAMLNELNNDVEIFNRLAEKTEYLHKGIAKVLNDNNIVYTVNRVGSMISVHFDDSEVIDFETSAKGNNDTFKKFFHGMLNEGVYIAPSAFETWFITDALTYKDLDFTIAAVNTVAKTL, via the coding sequence ATGAACTATAAAAGAAGTAGCTTACTGTTTGTAGAAGCAGAAAAGGTTATTCCAGGTGGTGTAAATTCGCCAGTAAGAGCTTTTAAAGCAGTGGGAGGAACGCCTATTTTTGTTAAAGAAGCAAAAGGAGCCTATTTGTACGATGAAGATGATAATCGATTAATAGATTATATTAACTCTTGGGGACCGATGATTCTAGGGCATGCTTATGATCCTGTTGTTAATGCTGTAGTAGATAAAGCGAAAAAGGGAACATCGTTTGGAATGCCAACAGAAATTGAAACTAAAATTGCAGAGTTAGCAGTTTCAATGGTGCCAAATATTGATAAAATACGATTTGTAAATTCAGGTACAGAAGCATGTATGAGTGCGGTACGTTTAGCACGTGGTTTTACAGGAAAAGATAAAATAATAAAATTTGCAGGTTGCTATCACGGACATAGTGATTCGTTTTTAATACAAGCGGGTAGTGGAGCTATTACTTTTGGAACGCCTAACAGTCCGGGAGTAACAGAAGGAACAGCTAAAGATACTTTGTTGGCTCGCTATAATGATATTGAAAATGTAACCCAGTTAATTGAAGCGAATAAAGGAGAAATAGCTTGTATTATTATAGAGCCTGTTGCAGGAAATATGGGGTGCATTCCACCAAAAGGAGACTTCTTAAAAACCTTAAGAACGTTGTGTGATACTCATAGTATTTTGTTAATTTTTGATGAGGTTATGACAGGGTTTCGTTTAGCGAAGGGTGGCGCTCAAGAGCTGTTTGGTATTGATGCAGATATTGTTTGTTTCGGAAAAGTAATTGGAGGTGGTTTGCCAGTGGGAGCATTTGCGGCCAGAAATGAGATTATGAATTATTTGGCGCCATTGGGGCCAGTGTATCAAGCTGGGACTTTAAGTGGTAATCCACTAGCTATGGCTGCTGGTTTAGCTATGCTAAATGAATTGAATAATGATGTTGAAATTTTTAATCGGTTAGCTGAAAAAACAGAGTATCTGCATAAAGGCATTGCTAAAGTTTTAAATGATAATAATATTGTTTATACCGTAAATAGAGTTGGTTCTATGATTTCAGTTCACTTTGATGACTCTGAAGTCATAGATTTTGAAACTTCTGCAAAAGGAAATAACGATACGTTTAAGAAATTCTTTCATGGTATGCTAAATGAAGGTGTTTATATTGCACCAAGTGCTTTCGAAACATGGTTTATTACTGATGCTTTAACTTATAAAGATTTAGATTTTACTATTGCTGCGGTAAATACGGTTGCAAAAACCTT